In Papaver somniferum cultivar HN1 chromosome 1, ASM357369v1, whole genome shotgun sequence, a genomic segment contains:
- the LOC113346727 gene encoding secreted acidic protein 1A-like gives MASTKQTARKANQIPNLVDSVNAAKAHARLSNKSNHPVKEMAPIRSSKNKKYKLAMVTPPSRPPRNAKYLNVGILRGKTPSEVALLIREPRDPCDDSSELSSSPSPIISATGSEEEEVAEHDGNGGDGGNGGNGGNEDEEEIQEEEDEGNDDDDEEDEDGNGGASSDEEGDEDDGNDENGS, from the exons atgGCTAGTACAAAGCAGACCGCTAGAAAGGCAAACCAAATACCTAATCTCGTCGATTCTGTTAATGCAGCGAAGGCGCATGCAAGACTGAGCAATAAATCAAATCATCCGGTGAAGGAAATGGCTCCAATCAGAAG TAGCAAGAATAAAAAATATAAGCTTGCCATGGTAACTCCTCCATCCAGACCTCCCCGCAACGCAAAATACCTAAATGTCGGTATATTACGAGGAAAAACACCGAGTGAGGTAGCCTTACTTATCCGCGAACCCAGAGACCCATGTGATGATTCGTCTGAATTGTCCTCTTCACCCTCTCCTATTATATCTGCAACTGGaagcgaagaagaagaagtcgCAGAACatgatggtaatggtggtgatggtgggaaTGGTGGTAATGGTGGAAATGAGGATGAGGAGGAGAttcaggaggaggaggatgaaggtaatgatgatgatgatgaggaggatgagGATGGAAATGGTGGTGCTAGCAGTGATGAAGAGGGggatgaggatgatggtaatgaTGAAAATG gatcataa